CATCACGAAGCTGCCGGCCTGGGCGACCCCGGCGTCGCGGGCCAGGGCGGTGGCCGGCACCAGGACCGGGTCGCGATCGGCTGCGAAGCCCTCGGGAGCGACCGACGAGTTCACCAGGCACAGTCCGCCGGGGACGAGTCGGGCCAGCGTGTTCTCGCTGTAGCGGTCGTGCATCAGGATCGCGGACTGGGCGCGCGGCACGATCGGCAGGGCGCGCAGTGGCGCGTCGCCGACGACGACGGTCGCCTGGGTAGGCCCGCCGCGCATCTCGCCGCCGTACTCGGCACCGAGCATCGCGTAGCGACCCCGGACGGTGAGTGCCTGGGCGAGGGTCTTGGCGAGTAGTTGGACGCCCTGGCCACCGATGCCGGTGACCATGAGCGCGTGCTCCGGGGTGGGGGTCGTCATCTTCAGCTCCTGTATTTTGAATTTATTATGCAAATGGGTGAACGGCAATGCCGGGCCATGTGAGCCGCGTCTCAGTCCTGGGTGACCAGGCCGAGCGCGCGCTCGTACGCCGCCTGCAGCGCCCGGTGACCGCCGTCGACGTCGGCGACGACCCGCCCGCGCACGACCACGTAGCCGCGGTCGACGACCTCGCGCAGCCCGACCAGGTCGGGCGCCGCCACCAGGACGGCGAGACCGGCGTCGGCGAGCTCGCGCACGGTGGCGGCGAGCTGCTGCACGATCAGCGGCGCCAGGCCGGTGACCAGCTCGTCGAGCAGCAGCACCTGGGGCGAGCCCATCAGCGCCCGGGCCACGGCGAGCATCTGCTGCTCGCCGCCGCTCAGCACGCCGGCCAGGCTGCCGCGGCGCTCGCCGAGGATCGGGAAGCGTTCCTCGGCCGCCGCGACCGAGCGGGCCGGCAGCCGCAGCTGGTCGGCGCCGATCAGCAGGTTCTCGCGCACGGTGAGCCGGGAGAACAGCTGGCGGCCCTGGGGGACCAGTGCCAGTCCGCCCCGGGTACGACGCCCGGGGGACCAGCCGTCGATCCGCTCGCCGCCCAGCGACACCCGCCCACTCGCGCGGACCGTGCCGCAGGCGCCGAGCACGGCGCTGCTCTTGCCGGCGCCGTTCGGCCCGACCAGGGCGGTCACCTGCCCGGCCGGGACGGCGAGGGAGAGGTCGTCGACGGCGAGCGCGCCGCCGTAGCGCACGGTGAGGCCGTCGATGTCGAGCCGGGTCATGAGGGGACCCCTTCCGGTGTGGTGCCGAAGTAGACGCGCTGCATCTCCGGGCTGGCGAGGCACTCCCGCGGGCTGCCCTCGAAGGCCAGCCGGCCGCGCTCCATGAGCAGCACCCGGTCGGCGAGCCCGGTGACCAGGTCGACGTTGTGGTCGACCAGGATCACGCCGTGGCCGCGGCCGCGGAGCAGCTCGATCACCCGGGTGATGCCGGCGACGCCGTGGGCGTCGGCGCCCGCGAACGGCTCGTCGAGGAGCAGGACGCAGGGATCGGCGCCGAGCGCGCGGCCCACCTCGACCAGTCGCTGCTCACCGAGGGTGAGGTCGCCGGCGGTGCGGTCCAGGCCGGCCAGGCCGACCTCGTCCGCGAGCCGCTGGGCCAGGGCCCGGTCGGCGGCCGATCGCGGCTGGACGATGCCGCGGACCAGCCCGGTGAGCAGCGGCACCAGGCCGCGGTGCCGGGCCGCGAAGGCGCCGAGCAGCAGGTTGTCGGCGACAGTCAGGTCGTGGGCGAGCTGGGGGTGCTGGAAGGTACGGGCCAGGCCGTGCGCCGCCCGGGAGGCGGCGCCGCCGCGCAAGGGCTGCCCCCGCAGCAGCAGCTCGCCGCCGTTGGCGTCCTGGGCGCCGGTGATGAGGTCGACCAGCGTGGTCTTCCCCGCGCCGTTGGGGCCGATCAGGCCGAGCACCTCGCCGGCGTACAGGCTCAGCGACATGTCGCTCACGGCGTGCACGCCGCCGTAGCTCTTGCGCAGTCCGGTGCCGCTCAGCAGCAGGTCGTCGGTCGTCATGTGCGGACACCTCGCTTCGGGAGGAGGGCCGTACCCGAGCGGGCGAGAGTGCCGGCGAAGCCGAGCACGCCGCGCGGGAACAGCACCAGGATCACGAGCACGCTCAGCGAGACCAGCAGGGTCCCGCTGGAGGACAGTGCGTCGACGTTGAGGGTCAGGTCGACCACGATCACCGCGCCGAGAACCGCGCCCCATGGGCTGCCGATGCCGCCGATGAGCGGCATGAAGACGGCCAGGAAGATCACGTTCACGCTGAACGTCTCCGGGTTCACCGCGCCGACGTACGCCGTGAAGAGCGCACCGCCCAGCGAGGCGATCGCGGCGCCGACGCCGAGGGCGACCAGGTTGAGCAGCGACACCGACACCCCGGCGGTGTCGACCGCGATCGGCACCTCCCGCGAGGCCCGGACCACCACGCCCCACGGGCTGCGACGCAGCCGGTCGAGCGCGAAGGCGAGCAGGCCGGTGAGCACCGTCGCCATCAGCACGACCTGGAAGGGCGACGGCTCCCAGCCGCCGAAGGACAGCAGGGGCAGCCCGATGATTCCGCTCGGTCCGCCGGTGATGTCGAGGTTGCCGAGCAGCTGGATGAACGCCTCCGCGAAGAGCAGGGTCACCGCGCCGAGGTAGAAGCCGGACAGCCGCATCGTCGCGGCACCGAGCACGACCGCGATCACGGCCGCGACCGGCGGGGCGACCAGCATGCCCAGCCACAGCGGCCATCCGGCGTGGGCGGAGCCGATCGCGACGGCGTACCCACCGGTGGCGGCGTAGGCGCTGTAGGACAGGGAGAGCGAGCCTGCCAGCACGAACGGGACGTACATGCCGAGCGCGATCAGCGCATAGGTCAGCATGGTGATCAGCAGGCTGCTGCGGTAGAGGTCCTCGCCGGCCCACAGCACCAGGAGCGCGAGACCGAGGATGCCGGCGGCGCTCTGGATCCGGGCGCTCACACGCGCACCCGTGGTGCGAAGACGCCTTCGGGGCGGAAGGCGAAGAACAACATGGCGACGACGACGAGGCCGTAGGCGAGCACGTCACCTCCGAAGTAGAAGGGGATGAACACGTTGGCCAGCGCCAGCAGCGCGCCGCCGAGCAAGGGCGCCCACACCGTGCCGGTGCCGCCGATGACGAGCGCCAGGAAGCCGGTGATGGTCCAGTGCAGCGCGTTGTCGGGGCTGACACCGCTGCGGCCGGCGAAGGTGATCCCGGCGAGGGCGGCGATCAGCCCGGCCGCGGCGAAGGACAGCAGCCGGGCGGTGTTGATGGGCAGGCCGAGCACCCGCGCGGCCTCGGTGTCGTTGCCGATCGCCCGGGTGAGCCGGCCCAGCCGGGTGTGGCGCAGCGCGACGTACGCCGCGGTGAACAGGACGGCGGTGATCACGACGAGAGGGACGACGGTCGAGCTGATCCGCGCCGAGCCCAGCGAGAACGGGGAGGTCGTCCACACCGGCTGGCCGGGGCGCGCCTCGTGGCCGAGGAACAGCCCGCACAGCTGGATGATCGCGAACAGGCTGGCCCCGACCGCGACGAGGGCGGACAGCTCGCCCTCGCCGCGGGCCTGGACCGGCCGGACGACGGCGAGCTCCATCACCACCCCGATCGCGACGGCGCCGAGCACCCCGACCAGGCCCGCGACGGGCCGGCTCAGGCCGTGCTCGGTCACCAGCCAGCTCCCGACGAACGCGGACGCCATGGCGATCGCGCCGATCGCGAAGTTGAAGAACCCCGCGCCGGTCAGGTTGAAGTAGAACGCCAGGCCGAGAAGGGCGAAGAAGCACCCGTTCTCGACCACGGCGATCCACAGTTGCGGATTCGTCATGCCGCGCAGTCCGGCGTGTAGTCCGCCCAGGGGCCGGTCACGGTGTTGTCCGCGCCCCAGGTGACCAGCACCAGCCCGCAGATGCCGTCCGCGCCGAGGTGCTTGTCCTTGCCGAAGGAGAGCGTGAACCCCGGGTAGCCGGACGCTGCCTCGTAGTCGGTGATCTGCTGCAGCGCGTCGTTCACCTTCGTGCCGTCGGTGCTGCCGGCCGACTCGATGGCCTGCTTGAGCAGCTGGACGGCGTCGTACGACTGGGTCCAGAAGTTGTTGACCTGGAAGTCGGCGCCCTCCGTCTCGGCGAAGAGCTTCGCGACCTCGACGGTCTTCGGGTTGGTGTCGGTGGTGCCGGCCAGGCCGACCAGGCCCTCGAGGGCGCCGGGCTGCGCCTGCTTCCAGGCCGACGGCAGCGAGCTCAGCAGCAGCTCGGTGAACCGGGGCACGCCGGGAAGCTGCTGGTGCAGGGTGTTCTGGGCGAGGACGTCGAAGTTGGCGTTCTGGGTCGCGACGAGCACGGCGTCGGCACCGGACTTCTCGATCTTGGCCACCTCCGGGCTCAGGTCGGTGGCGTCGATGGCGCCGTTGACGACCTCGAGGTCGACGCAGTCGAGGCCGTCGATCAGGCCCTGGTTGAACTGCACCTGGGAGGGCGAGCTGTCCTGCAGGAAGGCGACCTTCTTCGCACCGAGGGAGTCGAACGCCTCGCAGTAGACCCTCGCCCAGTCCGAGGTCGGCGTACCGAGCTGGTAGAGGTAGGTGTTGCTCGGCGGCTCGGTCACCAGCGGGTTGGCGGCGACCGACATGAAGACCGGGATCCGGGTCCGCTCGATGAGCGACTTGGCCTGCAGCACGCCCGCGCTGCTGGTCAGCATGATGAGCGCGTCGGCGCCCTGGCTGACCATCTTCTGGATCACGGTCGGCGTCTTGGTCGGGTCGCTCTCGTCGTTGCCCTGGACGACCTTGATCTTCTTGCCGTCGACGCCGCCGTCGGCATTGACCTCGTCGATGGTCGCCTTGGTGGCGTTGCAGGCGGGGGTGGCGTAGCCGGCGCCGGGGCCGGTGGTGTCGCAGACGAGGCCGATCACGACCGTGTCCGCGCCGTCGTCGCCCGCGGAGGAGCCTCCGCAGCCGGTGAGCGCCGCACCGAGGGTGAGGGTCAGGAGGCCGGCGATCGTCACTCTGGCTCGCATCACTGTGCTGGACCTTTCGGTTGTTCCTGTCCGAGATCTGCTGGATTCTGAATAATGAACTTTGTATTCAAAATTCAATGAGCGTGATTGAATCACCGTGACGTGGGTTACACAAGCCCTTGCTTGGTCCTGATCGTGCGGAGATCGAGAGGTGTTGCTGGTGCAGGCAGTGGTGGTGAAGCCGGGCTTCGTCGTAGACGTCGCCGAGGTCGCGGAACCGGTGTGCGGGCCCGGTGAGGTGGTGATCGAGGTGCGCCGGGTCCAGCTCAGCGTCACCGAGTGCATGCTGATGGCCGGCGCGGACGTCGCGCTGAGCGACCAGCTCGCCCGGCGGCTCGAGGACGGGCCGGTGCAGTTCGGCGGACACGAGTTCGCCGGCGTGATCGCGGAGGTCGGCGCCGACGTGCGCGGGCTCGAGGTCGGGCAGCGGGTGACTGCCGTCGAGACGCTGCCCTGCGGCACCTGCGCGGCCTGCCGGCGGTCCTGGGCGAGCGCCTGCGTCGCCCCGGCGATCATCGGGTTCACCCGGCCGGGCGCGCTGGCCGAGCGGCTCGTCGTACCGGCCTCGGCGGTGGTGGCGGTGCCGGACGGGGTCTCCCTCGCGGCGGCCGCGGCCATCCAGCCGCTGGCCGGCGCGGTGCACGCCCACGCCGCGCTCGACGTACGACCGGGGGAGTCGGTCCTCGTGCTGGGCGGCGGCGTGATGGGCCTGCTCGGCGTCGCGGTCGCGCGGCACGGCAATGCGGGCCTGGTCGCCCTGTCGACCCACAGCCCGCGCAAGCTCGAGCTGGGCGGCCGGTTCGGCGCGGACGCGCTGATCGACGCCGGCTCCGACGTCCTTGCGGCGGTCGAGGAGCTGACCGGCGGGATCGGGTTCGACGTCGTCGTCGAGACGGCCGGCGGCAGCGCGGACCTCGGCCTGGCCGGGCTGAGCACCGTCGAGCTGGCCGCGCAGGCCGTGCGCCGCGGCGGCCGGATCGCGATGGTGTCGGTCCTCGACGCGCACGCGCCGCTGCCGACCGGACTGCTGCGCAGCAAGTCCGTGACCCTGATCCACCCGCGCTCCGGCGCCGGTGACCACGCCTGTGCCGCGACCGTCTTCGAGCACTGCTTCGGGCTCGTCCAGCGGAACCTGGTCGACCCCGAGGCCCTCATCACGCATACCGTGCAGGGGCTGGACGCCATCCACGAGGCGATGGACATCACCCAGCACAAGAGCACGTACGACGCGATCAACCCCGCGCAGATGGAGCTGTCGTGACCCTGGACATCCCCACCACCGTCGCCCGCTTCGCCCGGGTCCGGCCGACCGCGGCGGCGGCCACCCTCGGCCTGCGGGTCGTCAGCTTCGCCGAGCTCGACGAGGCCGGCAACCGAGCGGCCCGCTCGTTCGCGAAGCTCGGCCTGGGGGCGGGGGACACGATCGCCTGGTGGGCAGCGCCGTCGTTGCGCGCCCTCGACGGGTTCCTCGGCGCCGGGCGGGTCGGGGCGGTCTTCGCGCCGCTCAACCCGTCGCTGCCCGCGGCCGAGCTGGCCGGGGTGCTGGACTACGTCGCCCCGCGGCTGCTGGTCACCGACCTCGAGCATCTCGACGAGGCCGAGCAGCTGGCGCGTGAGCGGGAGATCCCGCTGGCGGTGTTCGACGCGGACGGCATGGTGCCGGGCGCGGACCTGGACGCGCTCTGCGCCCGGCTCTCGCCCGAGCCGCTCGGGGTCGCGATCGACGACACGGCGCCGCACATCCTCTACCTGACCAGTGGCAGCACGGGGCGGCCGAAGGGCGCGCTGGTCAGCCACCGCGCGAGCTGGCTGCGCTCGGCCGCCGGCGGCGGGACCTTCGGGCAGGCGATGCGCGGCAGGGCCGGCCTGGTGACCGGCTTCCCGCTGTTCCACTACGGCGGCTGGCACTACGTGATGGAGGCGTGGCAGAACGGCCGTGCGATCCACCTCGTGCACCGCGCCGACCCGGTCGAGCTGCTGACCGCGGTCGAGCGCTGGCGGGCGTCGGCGTTCTACGCGATCCCCGCGGTGTGGGAGCGGGTGCTCGACGCGACCGACGTCCAGGCCGACCTGTCCTCGCTGTTCCACGCCGACACCGGTACGTCGCGGGTCTCGCCGACGCTGCTGGAGCGGATCAGGACCCGCGTGCCGCAGGCGACCACGACGGTGCTGTACGGCACCACCGAGGCCGGCTCGATGGCCCGGCTCCACGACGCGCACGCCCACCTGGACACCCGTCCCGGCAGCGTCGGCCTGGCGACTCCGCCGGGCGTGCTGTGGACCGCCGAGGACGGCGAGATCCGGGTCGCGTCGCCGACCCTGATGAACGGCTACCTCGACCGGCCGGAGGACACCGCGCAGGTCCTCGGCGACGGGGTCTACCACTCGGGCGACGTCGGGCACGTCGACGAGGACGGCTACCTCTTCATCACCGGCCGGGTCAGCGAGATGATCCGCAGCGGCGGGGAGAGCGTGTGGCCGACCGAGGTCGAGGCGGCGCTGCGCGGACTGCCCGGCTGCGCGGACTACGCGGTGGTCGGCGTACCGGACGATCTGTGGGGCGAGGTGGTCTGCCTGGCCGTGTCGTCCGCCGGCGGCCCGGTGCCCGACGTCGAGGCCGTGCGCCGGCTGCTCGACGGCCGGCTGGCCCGGCACAAGCATCCGCGGATGGTCGTCGGCGTGCCGGCCATCCCCCGCACCGCCGCGACCGGGCAGGTGCAGCGACGGGCGCTGTCGGCCCAGATCGCGGGCGCCTGATGCGGGCCGCGTCGGTCACGGCGCCGGGCCGGCTCGAGGTCGTCGACGCCCCCGACCCGGCCCCCGCGCCGGGAGAGCTGCTGATCCGCACGGAGGTCGCCGCGATCTGCGGCTCCGACCTCCACGTCGTGTCCGAGGGCGGCAACGGACTCCCGGGCGGCCCCGGCCACGAGGCGGTCGGCGTCGTGGTCGAGAGCCGCTCGCCGGTCGTGGCCGTGGGGACGCGGGTCCTGTGCGCCCCACCCGCCGCGGCCGCGGCCTGCTTCGCCGACCTCCAGGTGCTGCCACCCTCGGCCGTCGTACCCGTGCCGGAGGGCGCGCCCGAGCGGCTGGTGCTCGCCCAGCAGCTCGGCACCGCGGTCTTCGCGATGAAGCGGTTCTGGCCGTCGGTGCGGCTGCCAGCCACCGCCGAGCCGCGCGCGGCCGCCGTGGTCGGCACCGGACCCGCCGGCCTGGCGTTCGTCCAGCTGCTGCGCCGTGCGGGCTTCGAACAGGTGATCGTGAGCGACCTGTCCCCGGCGCGGCTGGCCACCGCGACGTCGTACGGCGCCACCCGGGTCGTGCACGCCCCCGGCGAGGACATCGTCGACGTGGTCGACGAGATCACCGGGGGGATCGGCGTGGAGCTGGCCATCGAGGCCGCCGGCACCGACGCCACCCGGCACCAGGTCATGCGGATGGTGCGTGACGAGGGCCGGATCGGGCTGTTCGGCCTCTACGAGGACGACGGCCCGGCCACCTGGCCGCTGCACACGGTGTTCCGCAAGCGGGCGACCATCGACATGACCTGGAACGCCCAGTCGGAGGAGGGTCTCTCGTCCTTCGTCGACGCGGTCGACCTGGTCGCGGCGGCTCCGGCGGACGCGCCGACGATGATCACCCACCGGTTCGGGCTGGAGCAGATCGCGGACGCCTTCGCCCTCGCCGGCGACCCGATGAGCGGGGCCGGCAAGGTCGCCCTCACCTTCTAGGGGTCGGGTCTTCTCCGCGTATCTGACGAACGGGTCGTGAACTCGGCCATTTCACAGCCCATTCGTCAGATATGCGGAGAAGAAGGTGACCCTCAGCGGACCCGGAGCCGCCTCAGGAGCTTGAGCTGGGCGTTGCCCAACCCCACGAACCGGTCGAGGGACATCCCCGCCGGTGGGCCGAGGGGGACCAGGCGCTGGGTGGCGACGGTCTGCGACTCGGTGTACTTGCGCATGCCCTCGGCGCCGTGGCGGCGGCCCAGGCCGCTGTCGCCCATGCCGCCCATCCCGGCCTCGATCGAGCCGGCCGCCGCGGCGGCACCGTCGTTGACGTTGACCGAGCCGGCCCGGATGCGCTGGGCCAGCGCCTCGGCGGTGCCCGTGTCCCGCGACCAGATGCTCGCGGACAGGCCGTAGCGGCCCTCGTTCGCCTTCTCGATCGCGTCGAGATCGGTGGCCACCTTGTAGAGCGAGATCACCGGGCCGAAGGTCTCCTCGAGGCAGACCGGCATGTCGGCGGTGACGCCCTCCAGCACGGTCGGCTCGTGCATGAGCGGGCCGAGGTCGGGCCGCGCCCGGCCACCGGCCAGCACGGTCGCGCCCGCCGCGACGGCGGAGGCGACGTGGGAGGTGACCGCCTCCAGCTGCGCCGGGGAGGCCAGCGAGCCTACGTCGACGGTGTAGTCGAAGGTCTGGCCCAGCGTGAGGGCCTCGGTGGCGGCGACCAAAGCGTCCCGGAACGCGTCGTAGACGTCCGCGTGGACGATCAC
The genomic region above belongs to Nocardioides sp. QY071 and contains:
- a CDS encoding 2-oxoacid:acceptor oxidoreductase family protein — protein: MTTPTPEHALMVTGIGGQGVQLLAKTLAQALTVRGRYAMLGAEYGGEMRGGPTQATVVVGDAPLRALPIVPRAQSAILMHDRYSENTLARLVPGGLCLVNSSVAPEGFAADRDPVLVPATALARDAGVAQAGSFVMLGAYAALTGVATRDELVAAMTGLLPPYRRQHADGNARALDLGIDHVAPIPTGAPS
- a CDS encoding ATP-binding cassette domain-containing protein, which produces MTRLDIDGLTVRYGGALAVDDLSLAVPAGQVTALVGPNGAGKSSAVLGACGTVRASGRVSLGGERIDGWSPGRRTRGGLALVPQGRQLFSRLTVRENLLIGADQLRLPARSVAAAEERFPILGERRGSLAGVLSGGEQQMLAVARALMGSPQVLLLDELVTGLAPLIVQQLAATVRELADAGLAVLVAAPDLVGLREVVDRGYVVVRGRVVADVDGGHRALQAAYERALGLVTQD
- a CDS encoding ATP-binding cassette domain-containing protein, which encodes MTTDDLLLSGTGLRKSYGGVHAVSDMSLSLYAGEVLGLIGPNGAGKTTLVDLITGAQDANGGELLLRGQPLRGGAASRAAHGLARTFQHPQLAHDLTVADNLLLGAFAARHRGLVPLLTGLVRGIVQPRSAADRALAQRLADEVGLAGLDRTAGDLTLGEQRLVEVGRALGADPCVLLLDEPFAGADAHGVAGITRVIELLRGRGHGVILVDHNVDLVTGLADRVLLMERGRLAFEGSPRECLASPEMQRVYFGTTPEGVPS
- a CDS encoding branched-chain amino acid ABC transporter permease, translated to MSARIQSAAGILGLALLVLWAGEDLYRSSLLITMLTYALIALGMYVPFVLAGSLSLSYSAYAATGGYAVAIGSAHAGWPLWLGMLVAPPVAAVIAVVLGAATMRLSGFYLGAVTLLFAEAFIQLLGNLDITGGPSGIIGLPLLSFGGWEPSPFQVVLMATVLTGLLAFALDRLRRSPWGVVVRASREVPIAVDTAGVSVSLLNLVALGVGAAIASLGGALFTAYVGAVNPETFSVNVIFLAVFMPLIGGIGSPWGAVLGAVIVVDLTLNVDALSSSGTLLVSLSVLVILVLFPRGVLGFAGTLARSGTALLPKRGVRT
- a CDS encoding branched-chain amino acid ABC transporter permease, translated to MTNPQLWIAVVENGCFFALLGLAFYFNLTGAGFFNFAIGAIAMASAFVGSWLVTEHGLSRPVAGLVGVLGAVAIGVVMELAVVRPVQARGEGELSALVAVGASLFAIIQLCGLFLGHEARPGQPVWTTSPFSLGSARISSTVVPLVVITAVLFTAAYVALRHTRLGRLTRAIGNDTEAARVLGLPINTARLLSFAAAGLIAALAGITFAGRSGVSPDNALHWTITGFLALVIGGTGTVWAPLLGGALLALANVFIPFYFGGDVLAYGLVVVAMLFFAFRPEGVFAPRVRV
- a CDS encoding ABC transporter substrate-binding protein; its protein translation is MTIAGLLTLTLGAALTGCGGSSAGDDGADTVVIGLVCDTTGPGAGYATPACNATKATIDEVNADGGVDGKKIKVVQGNDESDPTKTPTVIQKMVSQGADALIMLTSSAGVLQAKSLIERTRIPVFMSVAANPLVTEPPSNTYLYQLGTPTSDWARVYCEAFDSLGAKKVAFLQDSSPSQVQFNQGLIDGLDCVDLEVVNGAIDATDLSPEVAKIEKSGADAVLVATQNANFDVLAQNTLHQQLPGVPRFTELLLSSLPSAWKQAQPGALEGLVGLAGTTDTNPKTVEVAKLFAETEGADFQVNNFWTQSYDAVQLLKQAIESAGSTDGTKVNDALQQITDYEAASGYPGFTLSFGKDKHLGADGICGLVLVTWGADNTVTGPWADYTPDCAA
- a CDS encoding alcohol dehydrogenase catalytic domain-containing protein, whose amino-acid sequence is MQAVVVKPGFVVDVAEVAEPVCGPGEVVIEVRRVQLSVTECMLMAGADVALSDQLARRLEDGPVQFGGHEFAGVIAEVGADVRGLEVGQRVTAVETLPCGTCAACRRSWASACVAPAIIGFTRPGALAERLVVPASAVVAVPDGVSLAAAAAIQPLAGAVHAHAALDVRPGESVLVLGGGVMGLLGVAVARHGNAGLVALSTHSPRKLELGGRFGADALIDAGSDVLAAVEELTGGIGFDVVVETAGGSADLGLAGLSTVELAAQAVRRGGRIAMVSVLDAHAPLPTGLLRSKSVTLIHPRSGAGDHACAATVFEHCFGLVQRNLVDPEALITHTVQGLDAIHEAMDITQHKSTYDAINPAQMELS
- a CDS encoding AMP-binding protein; amino-acid sequence: MTLDIPTTVARFARVRPTAAAATLGLRVVSFAELDEAGNRAARSFAKLGLGAGDTIAWWAAPSLRALDGFLGAGRVGAVFAPLNPSLPAAELAGVLDYVAPRLLVTDLEHLDEAEQLAREREIPLAVFDADGMVPGADLDALCARLSPEPLGVAIDDTAPHILYLTSGSTGRPKGALVSHRASWLRSAAGGGTFGQAMRGRAGLVTGFPLFHYGGWHYVMEAWQNGRAIHLVHRADPVELLTAVERWRASAFYAIPAVWERVLDATDVQADLSSLFHADTGTSRVSPTLLERIRTRVPQATTTVLYGTTEAGSMARLHDAHAHLDTRPGSVGLATPPGVLWTAEDGEIRVASPTLMNGYLDRPEDTAQVLGDGVYHSGDVGHVDEDGYLFITGRVSEMIRSGGESVWPTEVEAALRGLPGCADYAVVGVPDDLWGEVVCLAVSSAGGPVPDVEAVRRLLDGRLARHKHPRMVVGVPAIPRTAATGQVQRRALSAQIAGA
- a CDS encoding zinc-binding dehydrogenase gives rise to the protein MRAASVTAPGRLEVVDAPDPAPAPGELLIRTEVAAICGSDLHVVSEGGNGLPGGPGHEAVGVVVESRSPVVAVGTRVLCAPPAAAAACFADLQVLPPSAVVPVPEGAPERLVLAQQLGTAVFAMKRFWPSVRLPATAEPRAAAVVGTGPAGLAFVQLLRRAGFEQVIVSDLSPARLATATSYGATRVVHAPGEDIVDVVDEITGGIGVELAIEAAGTDATRHQVMRMVRDEGRIGLFGLYEDDGPATWPLHTVFRKRATIDMTWNAQSEEGLSSFVDAVDLVAAAPADAPTMITHRFGLEQIADAFALAGDPMSGAGKVALTF